One genomic region from Homalodisca vitripennis isolate AUS2020 chromosome 6, UT_GWSS_2.1, whole genome shotgun sequence encodes:
- the LOC124365390 gene encoding uncharacterized protein LOC124365390: MEERINLENMKQQNILNTLSESARLNEDIKAQYHCQIEMFNDLRARYEEKVALLVAENTQLSGLLVEQNTNMVGDGREGRHCDSPEETRESKQLSDVFCHGEPDEISTDSSKTHK, translated from the exons atggagGAAAGAATTAATTTGGAAAACATGAAACAACAAAACATTCTTAATACTTTGTCTGAGTCTGCAAG GTTGAATGAAGACATTAAAGCACAATACCATTGTCAAATAGAGATGTTCAACGACCTGCGAGCTCGGTACGAGGAGAAGGTGGCGCTCCTGGTGGCCGAGAACACGCAACTGTCAGGGTTGTTGGTGGAGCAGAACACTAACATGGTAGGAGATGGAAGGGAGGGGAGACATTGTGACAGTCCTGAAGAAACAAGAGAAAGTAAGCAGTTATCTGATGTATTCTGCCACGGTGAACCAGATGAGATATCTACTGATTCCAGCAAGACACATAAGTGA
- the LOC124365201 gene encoding putative defense protein: MLPGAGVTVWLALPALLLAAEDLDSSTCLTLDPFDSALPQTTPSPYTLSCSKSGKITNQDSVIFTIKSSRPQVDFRRFVVQALDRESGVALGMFVDTGDADITVVNCFGRSENTAIEFDTEPKTEARMRWMPDFDYAGNITFLATIVQSREIFWLREKGDSISVYNPW; encoded by the exons ATGCTGCCAGGAGCAGGAGTGACTGTCTGGTTAGCGCTTCCAGCACTGCTGCTAGCTGCCGAGGACCTGGACTCCAGCACCTGCCTCACCCTCGACCCATTCGACAGCGCACTGCCCCAGACCACACCCTCGCCCTACACCCTCTCTTGTAGCAAGTCTGGGAAGATCACGAACCAGGACTCCGTCATCTTCACCATCAAGTCCTCGCGACCTCAGGTCGACTTCCGAAGGTTCGTGGTGCAGGCACTGGACCGCGAGAGCGGTGTGGCCTTGGGCATGTTCGTGGACACAGGAGACGCCGACATCACCGTCGTCAACTGTTTCGGTCGTTCTGAG AACACTGCGATAGAGTTCGATACGGAGCCGAAGACAGAAGCGCGCATGAGATGGATGCCTGACTTTGACTACGCAGGCAATATCACATTCTT GGCCACAATTGTCCAGTCCAGGGAGATATTCTGGCTTAGAGAGAAGGGAGATTCAATCTCTGTATACAACCCGTGGTAG